The Pseudoalteromonas tunicata genome segment AGTCTCTACTTTTGCTAATTCCTCGTTATGACGAATTACAATACCGCTGTTCCAAAAGTGATAACTTAATGCATCTGATACTTCAGCATCAGTAAATGCTAATAAACGGTCTCGCGTATTAACCAAGTCTACTTTAGCCCCTAAACCACGAAAAATTGAGGCATATTCACAACCAATAACACCTGCCCCATAAATAATGATATGACGGGGGTCATGAGTTAACTTTAAAATTGTATCGCTGTCATAAATACGATCGTTATTAAAATCAACTTTAGGTGGGTGATAAGGGCGAGAACCCGTAGCAATGACAATCGTTTGCGCTGTCATGTGCTCAAATGTGCCATCTGGCTGAGTTATTTTGATGGTATGGTTATCAACAAACGATGCTTCGCCATGGAAAATATCAATGCGATTACGGTCATAAAAACTGGTGCGTAAATTAACTTGTTTCGAGATGACATTACCAGCATGGTTCAAAATATCAGGAAAAGTAAGCTTGCTGCGTTGCTCTTTAAGATTGAATAAAGGGTTTGAATTATATTCAATAAGTCGACTGACAGAATGGCGTAATGCTTTTGATGGTATGGTTCCCCAATGCGCACAACCACCACCAACAGATGGTTGTTTTTCGATAACAGCGACTCTTTTTTTGCTTTTAGCTAGGTTCATGGCGGTGCCTTCACCGCCAGGACCTGTACCAATAATTATTGCGTCATATTGGTATTTTATTTCAGGTGATATTTTTGCTTCTTTTGATTTAGCCACACCGTTTCCTCATTAGCTGTAACGTGCTCTTAGCAGTTGGGCATTTAATTCAAGCCAAGACTGCTTTTGTTTTTGCCAAGCCAGCTCAAATTCACGATATTGATTCATAATTGCTGACTTTTCACATTGTTTGAGCATGGTATTCTTTTTAGCGTCAAGCAATTGTTTTTTTAGTTTACAATAACTTTGCAGTTTTTTGAGTAAAACATCGTACTCTTGTTGTAACAGTTCAATTTTTGCTTGGCCTAAGGTTGTTTGTTGTAAAGTTAGTGCCGTTTTATTGAGTAAAGTGTCAGCTTTGGCTTTTTCAATTCGCTCAATGGGCGTTGTCTTCAACTTACTTGTTAAGCCAAAATACGAAAGTGATTTTATCATCCATTTTGTCGGATCGTAATGCCACCATCGGATGCCATTGCGATAATCACTGGCAAAAATATGGTGATAATTATGGTAGCCTTCGCCATAGGTAAATAATGCTAATAGTGCATTGTCGCGTGCAGTATTACTTTCTGTATAAGGGCGAGACCCCCAAATATGAGCGATTGAGTTGATAAAAAAGGTAAAATGCTGACTCAAAACTAATCTAAGCACGCCGGCTAAAATGAGCATGCCCCAAATATCACCAAATACGATACCTAACAAAAGAGGAATACCTACATTCGTTAAAATAGTCAGTAATAAATAATGGCGATGTTGCCACATGACGATTTTATTTTTTTGTAAGTCGCGACAATTATTATAATTTGTATAATTATCACCTTGATAATCTCGTAACATCCAACCTATATGGCTATACCAAAATCCATTGGTTGCAGCGTATGGATCTTTAATTGGGTCATCAACTTGACCGTGGTGGATGCGATGATCAGAGCTCCAATGTAAGGCACTGTTTTGAATAGCAAAGGCGCCACCTAGTGCAAAAATAGCTTCAACAACAGGATGTGCTTCATAGGTTTTATGGGCCCATAGTCTGTGATAGCCCGCGGTAATTGATAAGCCAGCAAAAAACATACAGCCAACAAATGCAGTCCAATTTGCCGCGCTAAAGCCGTAGTTTATGCCGTACCAAGGCACTAAAATGAGTGCCGCACAAAATGTAAGGGTAAAAAATAAAACGTTAGTCCAAATAATAGGTGGTTTTTTCATCATAATAATCTCAGCGTACAACTGTACGCTAAAATAGAGGTTCAGCGTCACCCAGTCAAGTCTCAAATGGTATTAACAGTTAGTAATTTGCTCCGTAAGTAAATATGATAAACTCGCTTTTATCAATGAAGAGGGCACAGAATGTCAGGCGTTCGAGCAAAACAAAAAGAAAAAACTAGGCAGGCACTAATAGAAGCCGCATTTAATCAGTTAAGTGCAGAGCATAGTTTTTCGAATTTAAGTTTAAGAGAAGTTGCTCGAGAAGCGGGTATTGCACCAACGTCGTTTTATCGTCACTTTAAAGACATGAATGAATTGGGTCTGACTTTGGTTGATGAGGCCGGTTTAACCCTGCGTCAATTGATGCGCCAAGCCCGAAGTCGAATTGAGTGTGGTGGTAGTATTATTACAATTTCTATTTACACCTTTATGGAGTTTATTGAGGAATCAAGTAATCAGTTTCGTTTGTTATTACGTGAACGCTCAGGCACATCAAAAGCATTTAGAGCCGCAGTTGCCCGAGAAATAAAGCATTTTATTTTAGAGTTAGCCCATTATCTTGAAATAGAAACACATTGTGAGGTTAAGCAGGCCTATATTCAGGCTGAGGCAATGGTTACTTTGGTATTTAATGCAGGCGCGGAAGCGCTCGACTTAGATAAACAACAACGAGTTGAGCTGGTGGAGAGGCTGATTTGGCAGCTGCGTTATATTGCCAAAGGTGCCTCCATGTATAACAAAGATAAAAAAAGCAGCTAAAGCTGCTTTACATTATTTACGGGTTAAAAATACCCCTGATTCGATATGGTGGGTATAAGGAAATTGATCAAAAATAGCAAAGCGCTCAACCTTATGGGTTTGCGTTAACACTTCTAAATCGCGCTCTAGCGTTTGCGGGTTACACGAAATATAAATAATATTGTCGTAATTTTGCACTAAACGAGTGGTACCCTCATCCAAACCTGCGCGTGGCGGATCAACTAAAATACTTTGGCAATTGTAGCTTTTTAAATCGATGCCTTTGAGGCGCGAAAACTCTTTCTCACCTTTCATTGCTTCGGTAAATTCTTCACTCGACATTCTAATAATATCAAGATTTGTGATTTTGTTTTCAGCAATATTGAATTGAGCTGAAGCAACCGATGATTTTGATATTTCAGTGGCAAGTACACGGTTAAATGCAGGCGCTAAAGCAATCGAGAAATTACCATTACCGCAATACAACTCTAGTAAATCGTTAGAAAGGTTTTGGCTAATATCCAGCGCCCATTCAAGCATTTTTTGATTCACTTTTGCATTAGGTTGCGTAAAGCTATTTTCTACTTGTTGATAAACAAGCTGTTTACCAGCGACAGTGAGTTTCTCGACCACATATTCTTTACCTAAAGCAATTTTTTGTTTGCGTGCACGGCCGATAAAGTCGATGTTAAATTCGCCAGATAATTTATTTTTTAGCTCTTTTATTGCTGTAAGCCACTCATCATCTAATGCTTTGTGGTACAGCATGCTCACTAATATTTCGCCACTGAGAGTCGATAAATAATCAATTTGAAATAGTTTTCTACGCAGGACTTCTTTCGTTTTCAGCTCAGCAATTAGTCGCGGCATTAAAGCAAAAATAAGAGGTGCAGCAGGGTCGAACTGCTCTACTCGGATTTTTTCTTTGCTTTGTTGATCAAACATGATGTGGAATAAGTCTTCACCATCATGCCAAACGCGAAATTCTGCACGTTGACGATAATGCTTTTCTTCAGATGCGAATACTTCAAGGTCGTTAACCCCAAAACGAGCAAATTGAGCTGCAATAGTGTGTTTTTTCTCATTGAGCTGTTGTTCATAAAGTGCGGGATTAATTGTGATGACTGCCATCGGTGTGCCTCTGTTTTATTTCGTCGCGCTATTTTATGGAGCAAGGATGATTTGTCTAGTACTATTACCATTCAATCCTAAGCATTTGAGCTCAGTTTATGAATTTATATCGTATAAAAAATACTCATAAACTGCTTAAGTTATATTTAGTTTAGCCGATAATAATTCTATAAAGCGTATAGGAGAAAGATCATGAAAATTGGTCTGCCAGGGTTTCAGCCAGCTACCTTGTATAATAACTTCGTTAAAACACAAGTTAAACAAAGTGATAGCTCAGCTTTACCACAACAGAATTATCAAAGTGATGCCAAAGGCATCGCTGCAAAAGTAATGCAAAACAAATTAGCTGACGCACTTTCAATGCCTGAAAATATAAAAGCCAAAAATGAATCGCTTTTTGACTTTGAAGAAGTGGCTAAAAATGTCTTAGGATTTGTAAAAGGTGCGGTACTAAAAGCGAAAAATGATGGTGCAGATGAATCGAAATTACGCAGCATGTTAGATGAAGCTAAAAAAGGTATTGCTATTGGCATTGAAGATGCGAAACATGAACTAGAAGATGCAGGCTTTTTAACTGATGATATTAAAGAGGGGATTAAACAAAGTGATGCCCTTATGTCTGATGGCCTTGATAAGTTTGCGCAAGGGTTATTTAAAACACCTCAAAAAGATATTTATAGTAATTATCGTCAAGCGAGTCAGTACAGTTTAAGTAATGGCGCTCAGCTCAGTATTAAAACACTTGATGGTGATGAAATTAAAATTACTTTTAATGCCGAATATGCAGAAGCTGATCGATTAACATTAAATGTAGATGATCAAGGTAAGCGCATGGCTATGGAGTCGTCATCTGCGTTTAGTTATGGTTTCTCTTTAGAAATTAATGGTGAAATTGATGAAGAAGAGCAGCAGGCAATTAATGCTTTAATGGAAGATTTACAAGGCGTGAGTGATTTGTTTTTTAATGGTGATTTAGATCAAGCATTTAATAAAGCAACTGAGCTTTCAATGGACCCATCACAATTAGCTGGTTTCTCAATGAACTTACAGCAAACTGAAATGATGAGCAGTGTAAAAGAATATCAGCGTAATATTCCTGGTAGCAATATAGCTGAGCAATTAAAGCCGCTTAATGAAGGCTTAGGGCAAGCTTTTACTCAAGCGAAATCTTTAAAGATAGATGCTCAGTTAGTTGGTTTAATTGAATGGTTGAATCAGGATAAAGATTCTAAACAGCTCAATACGTTACTTGAATATACTAAAGTAGTGTTTGAGCAATATTCATTGTTAGATCAAGAAACAAACAAAGCAGATAAAAAAGCAGAGTAATACTCCTCTATAGTTCACAATAAAAATGTGGCAGACTAATTACTAGTTGTTTAGGAGTGATTAGTTTGCAACCTCATATCGTTGTTTTTGATTCTGGCATTGGTGGTACTACGGTACTTGAGCATATCCAAGCCGCTTATCCTTTCGCGCAGTATTCTTATTTAATGGATAATCTCTTCATGCCTTATGGTAATTTAACGATTGAGGTTCTGCAGCAGCGTTTACTCGCCAAGCTTAAAACAGTACAAGAGCAGTTTGTAAAAATAGATATTATAGTTATTGCATGCAATACAGCTAGCACACAAACACTCGACTTTCTGCGTTCTTATACTGATATTCCTATTGTTGGTGTTGTACCAGCTATCAAGCCCGCTTGCTTACAAAGCTCAACAGGGTCTGTTGGATTATTAGCCACGCCCGGTACAATCAAAAACGTTTATACCCAGAGTTTAATTAATGCGCATTCAAATAATGTAAAGGTGCATTTATACGGTTCTACGCGGTTGGTCAGTTTAGCTGAAGATAAATTTTGGTTCGGAGTTGTTTCGATTGACGATGTTGCCGAAGAATTGGAGCGCCTTAAAATTGAACAGAGTATTGATCATTTAATTTTAGGTTGTACTCATTTCCCATTCTTAAAAAGTGAGTTGGCTCAATTATTATCTCCTTCTATGAAAATAATTGATTCTGGAGCTGCGATTGCAAATCGTGTGAGTTTCCTACTTTCTGAAAATGGATGGGTAAAAGATGATGCTCAAAATGAAGTAATAAAAAAGCCGCTGCGTTATTACGCAACGGCTCCAACTTTATCTAATAAAATAACAGTTGAGCAGATTAAGCTGATTGATCCACAGTTTCATCATTAAACTGGTTATCACCATCTTCACTTTTCTGCTTTGCTTCACGAACTTTTAAAGTGCGTTGTTGGAATTCAAAGTCGTTCAATGAGTTTATAGTGTTTGCTGCATCTTTCTCTGCAACTTCAACAAAACCAAATCCACGACGTTTACCAGTGTTTTTATCTTTGAGTAAACGAACAGAGAAAACTTTGCCATGTTCTTCAAACAACTCACGCACAATACCCTCATTTGCTCTGTAAGGCAGATTGCCAACATAAAGCGTTTTAGTTTTAACTTTTTCTTCTTCAACATCAGCAGTAGATAAAGAAGCAACCACTAAACCACCAATTAAGAGACCGAGAGCTAAAAACACAGAACCGTTTAATGCAAGGCTAGATAGTAGAAACTCAGCAATAACAAAGCCTACTACGGCAAGTATAACAGAAGAAATAATAGATTTTTGATTAGGGAAATTCATAATGGGTTACCAATATACAAAAAATAAACATTAAATTAACAATAAGAAGATTCATATCTTATCCATATAAATAAACATAGCAACCTAATTGGTTAAAAAATCTATCATAGAATCTGATTTGCTTGTTTTAAATTAAGTGAACTGCATTCTTTTTAAGCTTTCGGTATGTTATTTGTTCGAACGATTCGTTTTTATAAGTTTTTCTTAAAATAACGCTTGCCAAAAAAGTTCGCCGCCCTATAATGCGACCCCACTGACACGGCAGCACACCACGCCTAGCGGAGTATGAGGGTTGAGTCAGAGAGTTAAGTAAAACTTAGTTTGTTTCGAAAGAATTTAAAATTAAGTGTTGACTTGAAAAGTGAAACGTTTATTATAGCGCTCCACTTCGCAGCACGCTCTTAGAGTTGGCGCTGCAACGTTCTTTAACAATTTAAGCAATCATCTGTGTGGGCACTCGTACAGGTTGAGTTCTAACAGCTTAGTTCAAAACTTCGGTTTTGAATGAAGCAAAAAATTTAGAGTCTCAATAATGAATGAGTGGCTATACAGTCAATTTGATTTCACTTTCTCTTTTTATTAAGTGTTGTGGAAACAAAAATCAGAATTCATTGAGCAGTCGAAAGACTAAAAACTTTTAATTGAAGAGTTTGATCATGGCTCAGATTGAACGCTGGCGGCAGGCCTAACACATGCAAGTCGAGCGGTAGCACAGAGAAACTTGTTTCTTGGGTGACGAGCGGCGGACGGGTGAGTAATGCTTGGGAACATGCCTTTAGGTGGGGGACAACAGTTGGAAACGACTGCTAATACCGCATGATGTCTACGGACCAAAGTGGGGGACCTTCGGGCCTCACGCCTAAAGATTGGCCCAAGTGGGATTAGCTAGTTGGTGAGGTAATGGCTCACCAAGGCAACGATCTCTAGCTGGTTTGAGAGGATGATCAGCCACACTGGAACTGAGACACGGTCCAGACTCCTACGGGAGGCAGCAGTGGGGAATATTGCACAATGGGCGAAAGCCTGATGCAGCCATGCCGCGTGTGTGAAGAAGGCCTTCGGGTTGTAAAGCACTTTCAGTCAGGAGGAAAGGTTACGTTTTAATAGAACGTAGCTGTGACGTTACTGACAGAAGAAGCACCGGCTAACTCCGTGCCAGCAGCCGCGGTAATACGGAGGGTGCGAGCGTTAATCGGAATTACTGGGCGTAAAGCGTACGCAGGCGGTTGATTAAGCGAGATGTGAAAGCCCCGGGCTCAACCTGGGAACTGCATTTCGAACTGGTCAACTAGAGTGTGATAGAGGGTGGTAGAATTTCAGGTGTAGCGGTGAAATGCGTAGAGATCTGAAGGAATACCGATGGCGAAGGCAGCCACCTGGGTCAACACTGACGCTCATGTACGAAAGCGTGGGGAGCAAACAGGATTAGATACCCTGGTAGTCCACGCCGTAAACGATGTCTACTAGAAGCTGGGGTCCTCGGACAACTTTTTCAAAGCTAACGCATTAAGTAGACCGCCTGGGGAGTACGGCCGCAAGGTTAAAACTCAAATGAATTGACGGGGGCCCGCACAAGCGGTGGAGCATGTGGTTTAATTCGATGCAACGCGAAGAACCTTACCTACACTTGACATCCAGAGAAATCGCTAGAGATAGCTTTGTGCCTTCGGGAACTCTGAGACAGGTGCTGCATGGCTGTCGTCAGCTCGTGTTGTGAGATGTTGGGTTAAGTCCCGCAACGAGCGCAACCCCTATCCTTAGTTGCCAGCGAGTAATGTCGGGAACTCTAAGGAGACTGCCGGTGATAAACCGGAGGAAGGTGGGGACGACGTCAAGTCATCATGGCCCTTACGTGTAGGGCTACACACGTGCTACAATGGCGAGTACAGAGGGCAGCAAGCTAGCGATAGTGAGCGAATCCCTTAAAGCTCGTCGTAGTCCGGATTGGAGTCTGCAACTCGACTCCATGAAGTCGGAATCGCTAGTAATCGCAAATCAGAATGTTGCGGTGAATACGTTCCCGGGCCTTGTACACACCGCCCGTCACACCATGGGAGTGGGTTGCACCAGAAGTAGCTAGCTTAACCTTCGGGAGGGCGGTTACCACGGTGTGATTCATGACTGGGGTGAAGTCGTAACAAGGTAGCCCTAGGGGAACCTGGGGCTGGATCACCTCCTTATCACGATTTAGAACTGATTTGTTCGTAGTGTCCACACAGATGATTGTTCGTAAGTAACGAGAACACTATTGTTTGGGTCTGTAGCTCAGTTGGTTAGAGCGCACCCCTGATAAGGGTGAGGTCGGCAGTTCGAATCTGCCCAGACCCACCACTTTACTCCTCCCAGGGTTAAGTGGTACACAATAAAACAATTTAGTGGGGCTATAGCTCAGCTGGGAGAGCGCCTGCCTTGCACGCAGGAGGTCAGCAGTTCGATCCTGCTTAGCTCCACCACTTCTACTTTTCAAAACTAAAGATACTTTATTAAGTATGGTTAGATTTGAGAAGTTATTCTCATGCTCTTTAAAAATTTGGAAAGCTGATAGAAAAAATTCTTTGAATCGAAAGATTCGAAAGAGTTTTCAAAAGTAAAATTATGCCATTTGCATCGAAAGATGTGATTGGTGTCTACTTTAGTATTCAATATTTAACTTCTGGCGAAGTTTAAATCAGTCCTTTATGTATAACTCAAACTATTTTGGGTTGTATGGTTAAGTGACTAAGCGTACACGGTGGATGCCTTGGCAGTTGGAGGCGATGAAGGACGTATTAACTTGCGATAAGCCTAGTCAAGCTAGTAAAAGGCGCTTGAGACTAGGATTTCCGAATGGGGAAACCCAGTGAGTTTACTCACTATCATATAGTGAATACATAGCTATATGAGGCGAACGCGGAGAACTGAAACATCTAAGTACCCGTAGGAAAAGAAATCAACCGAGATTCCGGAAGTAGCGGCGAGCGAAACCGGAGCAGCCCTTAAGTTTATTTGTGATTAGTGGAATGTTCTGGAAAGGACAGCGGCACAGGGTGATAGCCCCGTACACGAAAATCTATAGTAAGTGAAATCGAGTAGGTCGGGACACGTGTTATCTTGACTGAATATGGGGGGACCATCCTCCAAGGCTAAATACTCCCAACTGACCGATAGTGAACCAGTACCGTGAGGGAAAGGCGAAAAGAACCCCTGTGAGGGGAGTGAAATAGAACCTGAAACCGTGTACGTACAAGCAGTAGGAGCACCTTCGTGGTGTGACTGCGTACCTTTTGTATAATGGGTCAGCGACTTATATTTTGTAGCGAGGTTAACCAATTAGGGGAGCCGTAGGGAAACCGAGTCTTAACTGGGCGTATAGTTGCAAGGTATAGACCCGAAACCCGGTGATCTAGCCATGGGCAGGTTGAAGGTTGAGTAACATCAACTGGAGGACCGAACCCACTAACGTTGAAAAGTTAGGGGATGACTTGTGGCTAGGAGTGAAAGGCTAATCA includes the following:
- the murI gene encoding glutamate racemase encodes the protein MISLQPHIVVFDSGIGGTTVLEHIQAAYPFAQYSYLMDNLFMPYGNLTIEVLQQRLLAKLKTVQEQFVKIDIIVIACNTASTQTLDFLRSYTDIPIVGVVPAIKPACLQSSTGSVGLLATPGTIKNVYTQSLINAHSNNVKVHLYGSTRLVSLAEDKFWFGVVSIDDVAEELERLKIEQSIDHLILGCTHFPFLKSELAQLLSPSMKIIDSGAAIANRVSFLLSENGWVKDDAQNEVIKKPLRYYATAPTLSNKITVEQIKLIDPQFHH
- a CDS encoding DUF5610 domain-containing protein: MKIGLPGFQPATLYNNFVKTQVKQSDSSALPQQNYQSDAKGIAAKVMQNKLADALSMPENIKAKNESLFDFEEVAKNVLGFVKGAVLKAKNDGADESKLRSMLDEAKKGIAIGIEDAKHELEDAGFLTDDIKEGIKQSDALMSDGLDKFAQGLFKTPQKDIYSNYRQASQYSLSNGAQLSIKTLDGDEIKITFNAEYAEADRLTLNVDDQGKRMAMESSSAFSYGFSLEINGEIDEEEQQAINALMEDLQGVSDLFFNGDLDQAFNKATELSMDPSQLAGFSMNLQQTEMMSSVKEYQRNIPGSNIAEQLKPLNEGLGQAFTQAKSLKIDAQLVGLIEWLNQDKDSKQLNTLLEYTKVVFEQYSLLDQETNKADKKAE
- a CDS encoding acyl-CoA desaturase: MKKPPIIWTNVLFFTLTFCAALILVPWYGINYGFSAANWTAFVGCMFFAGLSITAGYHRLWAHKTYEAHPVVEAIFALGGAFAIQNSALHWSSDHRIHHGQVDDPIKDPYAATNGFWYSHIGWMLRDYQGDNYTNYNNCRDLQKNKIVMWQHRHYLLLTILTNVGIPLLLGIVFGDIWGMLILAGVLRLVLSQHFTFFINSIAHIWGSRPYTESNTARDNALLALFTYGEGYHNYHHIFASDYRNGIRWWHYDPTKWMIKSLSYFGLTSKLKTTPIERIEKAKADTLLNKTALTLQQTTLGQAKIELLQQEYDVLLKKLQSYCKLKKQLLDAKKNTMLKQCEKSAIMNQYREFELAWQKQKQSWLELNAQLLRARYS
- the trmA gene encoding tRNA (uridine(54)-C5)-methyltransferase TrmA, with translation MAVITINPALYEQQLNEKKHTIAAQFARFGVNDLEVFASEEKHYRQRAEFRVWHDGEDLFHIMFDQQSKEKIRVEQFDPAAPLIFALMPRLIAELKTKEVLRRKLFQIDYLSTLSGEILVSMLYHKALDDEWLTAIKELKNKLSGEFNIDFIGRARKQKIALGKEYVVEKLTVAGKQLVYQQVENSFTQPNAKVNQKMLEWALDISQNLSNDLLELYCGNGNFSIALAPAFNRVLATEISKSSVASAQFNIAENKITNLDIIRMSSEEFTEAMKGEKEFSRLKGIDLKSYNCQSILVDPPRAGLDEGTTRLVQNYDNIIYISCNPQTLERDLEVLTQTHKVERFAIFDQFPYTHHIESGVFLTRK
- the sthA gene encoding Si-specific NAD(P)(+) transhydrogenase, yielding MAKSKEAKISPEIKYQYDAIIIGTGPGGEGTAMNLAKSKKRVAVIEKQPSVGGGCAHWGTIPSKALRHSVSRLIEYNSNPLFNLKEQRSKLTFPDILNHAGNVISKQVNLRTSFYDRNRIDIFHGEASFVDNHTIKITQPDGTFEHMTAQTIVIATGSRPYHPPKVDFNNDRIYDSDTILKLTHDPRHIIIYGAGVIGCEYASIFRGLGAKVDLVNTRDRLLAFTDAEVSDALSYHFWNSGIVIRHNEELAKVETRSDCVIFHMESGKKMQADCVLFANGRTGNTDKLNLAAIGLEADGRGLLKVDDNYRTQITNIYAVGDVIGYPSLASAAFDQGRIAATAILHGHCPERIISDIPVGIYTIPEISSVGKNEQELTAAKIPYEVGRAQFKHLARAQIAGTEVGSLKILFHIETKEILGIHCFGERASEIIHIGQAIMEQRNGGNNIEYFINTTFNYPTMAEAYRVAALNGLNRLIK
- the fabR gene encoding HTH-type transcriptional repressor FabR; this translates as MSGVRAKQKEKTRQALIEAAFNQLSAEHSFSNLSLREVAREAGIAPTSFYRHFKDMNELGLTLVDEAGLTLRQLMRQARSRIECGGSIITISIYTFMEFIEESSNQFRLLLRERSGTSKAFRAAVAREIKHFILELAHYLEIETHCEVKQAYIQAEAMVTLVFNAGAEALDLDKQQRVELVERLIWQLRYIAKGASMYNKDKKSS
- a CDS encoding RNA recognition motif domain-containing protein yields the protein MNFPNQKSIISSVILAVVGFVIAEFLLSSLALNGSVFLALGLLIGGLVVASLSTADVEEEKVKTKTLYVGNLPYRANEGIVRELFEEHGKVFSVRLLKDKNTGKRRGFGFVEVAEKDAANTINSLNDFEFQQRTLKVREAKQKSEDGDNQFNDETVDQSA